The following proteins are encoded in a genomic region of Fervidobacterium pennivorans DSM 9078:
- a CDS encoding HD domain-containing protein, whose protein sequence is MYHKVSRDPIYSEIMLYPVEILIIDTKAMQRLRYLSQLVGAEYVYPGATHTRFAHSLGVMHLSGVYAEHLYDTPDKVRILRLAGLLHDIGHGPFSHQFDDVVYKRLGFNDGHDEYRTRLLREYFPKELIKKYEEAPSTLKKAVLEDLEITLGELSTNMEDNFAQLMEEVIKVYEGEEKGTIEFAVVQGPLGADRLDFVLRDSYYAGTRGFGTGSIDRLIRNSKIVEKDGKTILAYDSKVVDEIYTILFGRFMMYKNVYFHKTSRAADMMIQELLDLSYKALKLDERVLDIEKFLDLTDQTIINEVIFNFYNLVEQYGGGEDTKQALLKYEIDLQPLELDIVMAYEIVERLKSRNLWKVVLETPFSIEGVDPTLVSQGIAGDLLQKIRLRLERCLEIADEEDMKTIKHILGNFDEIFKIDTPYKLTIVHPEEFLRSNIYILKKHSLMTFEEYVRQYPAYNFMKSNLIQIVRIYVTKDIREILEKYKILPETGVEVTTRW, encoded by the coding sequence GTGTATCATAAGGTTTCAAGAGACCCAATTTATTCAGAAATCATGCTTTATCCGGTTGAAATATTAATTATCGACACGAAAGCAATGCAAAGGCTTAGATACCTCAGCCAATTGGTAGGTGCTGAATATGTTTACCCTGGTGCGACACATACCCGTTTTGCACATTCGCTTGGTGTGATGCACCTTTCTGGCGTATATGCCGAACATCTTTATGATACACCAGATAAGGTTCGTATTTTACGTCTCGCAGGACTCCTCCACGATATTGGTCATGGACCTTTCAGCCATCAATTTGATGATGTCGTTTACAAAAGGCTTGGGTTCAATGATGGACACGATGAGTATCGAACAAGACTATTGAGAGAATACTTTCCAAAAGAGTTAATAAAAAAGTACGAAGAAGCTCCATCAACTCTAAAAAAGGCTGTGTTAGAAGATTTGGAGATAACACTTGGTGAACTCTCAACTAACATGGAAGACAACTTTGCACAGTTGATGGAAGAAGTAATAAAAGTTTACGAAGGTGAAGAAAAAGGAACGATTGAATTTGCAGTTGTCCAGGGTCCACTTGGTGCTGACAGACTCGATTTTGTTTTGAGAGATTCATACTATGCGGGGACAAGAGGATTTGGTACGGGTTCTATAGACCGGTTGATTAGGAATTCAAAAATCGTTGAAAAAGATGGAAAAACTATTCTAGCTTACGATTCAAAAGTTGTCGACGAAATATACACAATCTTGTTTGGCAGATTTATGATGTACAAGAACGTTTACTTCCACAAAACTTCAAGAGCAGCGGACATGATGATACAAGAACTCTTGGACCTTTCATACAAGGCGCTTAAATTAGACGAACGTGTTTTGGACATTGAAAAATTTTTGGACCTCACTGATCAAACAATCATTAACGAAGTTATATTCAATTTCTACAATCTCGTTGAACAATACGGTGGTGGAGAGGATACAAAGCAAGCACTTTTAAAATACGAAATAGATCTTCAACCTCTCGAACTTGACATTGTAATGGCTTACGAAATTGTCGAGAGATTAAAATCACGAAATTTGTGGAAAGTTGTCTTGGAAACACCATTTTCAATAGAAGGTGTCGACCCAACACTCGTAAGCCAAGGTATTGCCGGAGACTTGCTACAAAAAATTCGTCTAAGGCTTGAAAGATGCTTGGAAATTGCCGACGAAGAAGACATGAAAACAATCAAGCACATCCTTGGTAACTTTGATGAAATTTTCAAAATAGATACCCCTTACAAACTTACAATTGTTCATCCCGAAGAGTTTCTGAGAAGTAATATATACATTCTAAAAAAACACAGCCTAATGACCTTTGAAGAATATGTTAGACAGTATCCGGCTTACAACTTCATGAAGAGCAACCTGATACAAATTGTAAGAATATATGTTACGAAGGATATACGCGAGATACTGGAGAAATACAAGATACTCCCTGAAACAGGTGTGGAAGTAACGACGCGATGGTAA
- a CDS encoding type III pantothenate kinase, protein MVLLFDVGNTHTTIALTREGKEFEKYRISTSKYETEDELYAFLKSFFKDYVENLPIVVSSVVPSVNVVFEYFAQKYGNGEVYFVRAQDYDKIIWNVHYPKEIGADRVCDVIAAKKDYGNNCIVIDYGTAITIEVLRDGVYEGGAIMPGFAMMVNALFKGTAKLPLVELKPYPTFIGKDTESNIQIGAINATIGAVKYVIEHIVKEFREAPRIIHTGGQSVFVKNIVDGIIDKDLTLRGMYYFYEEKKNTARKPLD, encoded by the coding sequence ATGGTTTTGTTGTTCGATGTAGGAAATACACATACAACGATTGCTTTAACAAGAGAAGGTAAAGAATTCGAAAAATATCGAATTTCAACCTCAAAGTATGAAACAGAGGACGAACTATACGCATTTTTGAAAAGCTTTTTCAAAGACTATGTTGAAAATTTGCCTATAGTTGTTTCTTCGGTTGTTCCTTCAGTAAATGTTGTATTTGAATATTTTGCTCAAAAATACGGAAACGGAGAAGTCTATTTTGTCAGAGCGCAAGATTATGATAAAATAATATGGAACGTGCACTATCCTAAAGAAATAGGTGCAGATAGAGTTTGCGATGTCATAGCTGCCAAAAAAGATTACGGGAATAACTGTATCGTTATAGACTACGGAACGGCGATAACAATTGAAGTACTTCGAGACGGTGTTTACGAAGGCGGAGCAATAATGCCAGGTTTTGCGATGATGGTAAATGCTCTGTTCAAAGGCACCGCGAAGTTGCCATTAGTCGAGCTTAAACCTTATCCAACGTTCATAGGCAAAGACACGGAATCAAATATCCAAATTGGTGCTATTAATGCAACAATTGGTGCAGTAAAATATGTTATTGAGCACATAGTCAAAGAATTTAGAGAAGCTCCAAGGATAATACATACTGGTGGTCAGTCTGTTTTTGTAAAGAATATTGTTGATGGAATAATCGACAAAGATTTGACACTGCGAGGGATGTACTACTTCTATGAAGAAAAGAAAAATACTGCTCGTAAACCCCTGGATTGA
- a CDS encoding B12-binding domain-containing radical SAM protein yields the protein MKKRKILLVNPWIEDFAAYDFWLKPVGLLYVGSFLKSLGIEVELIDLMNRYDPELPLYTKVPKDKFYGTGKFPHIEIKKPDILYFMPRKYKRYGMPEELFRKRLKEVKNDISAVFVTSTLTYWYPGYFDTIRVLKEELSVPVVLGGFFARNQLHIAKKSGAYVFTKTDLSYLPRFLNDLLGWNIPSTDIDWFTDLSPAYELYNNLGYVVLLTTLGCPYRCTYCIAHRNWDNMKFKDPEKILEEIELFSEMLKVKDIVFFDDAILVNKERHFKPILRKILERNLHKSLRFHLPNGIHARLLDQETADLLFEANFKTIKLGYETSGKLQIATGGKVRDEDIIRASEILHNAGFTHKEVSAYIMVNLPEQSVEDVKNAIDVCASIDIDFSVNEFTPIVGTDIWIDLVNKGKLTGLEDPLLLNNTVLPYWWNNMSYEQIHEVKEYAKQKKIELGWSKTEV from the coding sequence ATGAAGAAAAGAAAAATACTGCTCGTAAACCCCTGGATTGAAGATTTCGCTGCTTACGATTTTTGGTTAAAACCCGTTGGTTTGCTATATGTAGGTAGCTTTTTGAAAAGTCTTGGCATAGAAGTCGAACTAATAGATTTGATGAACAGGTACGACCCTGAATTGCCGCTGTATACGAAAGTTCCAAAAGACAAATTCTACGGCACTGGGAAGTTTCCACACATAGAGATTAAAAAACCAGACATATTATATTTCATGCCTAGAAAATACAAAAGATACGGAATGCCTGAAGAACTTTTTAGGAAAAGATTGAAAGAAGTTAAAAATGATATAAGTGCAGTTTTCGTAACATCTACTTTGACTTATTGGTATCCTGGTTATTTTGATACTATACGTGTTTTGAAAGAGGAACTTTCCGTTCCTGTTGTGCTTGGGGGGTTCTTTGCAAGAAATCAGCTTCACATAGCCAAGAAATCTGGAGCGTATGTTTTCACAAAAACAGACTTGAGTTATCTACCTCGCTTTCTTAACGATTTACTTGGATGGAATATTCCCAGCACAGATATTGATTGGTTCACAGACCTGTCACCTGCTTATGAGTTGTATAATAATTTAGGATACGTTGTTTTGTTGACAACACTTGGTTGTCCTTATAGATGTACATATTGTATTGCCCACAGAAATTGGGATAATATGAAATTCAAAGATCCAGAGAAAATATTAGAAGAGATAGAGCTGTTTTCTGAAATGTTAAAGGTCAAAGACATCGTTTTCTTCGACGATGCGATACTTGTGAACAAAGAAAGGCACTTTAAACCTATTTTAAGAAAAATCTTGGAAAGAAATTTGCATAAAAGCCTCAGATTTCATTTGCCAAACGGTATACATGCGCGATTGTTAGACCAAGAAACTGCGGATTTACTTTTTGAAGCCAATTTTAAAACAATCAAACTTGGATACGAAACATCCGGTAAGCTCCAAATTGCAACTGGTGGCAAGGTTAGAGATGAAGATATCATTCGCGCATCGGAAATCCTACACAACGCTGGTTTTACACATAAAGAAGTCAGCGCATATATTATGGTTAATCTGCCTGAGCAAAGCGTTGAGGACGTCAAGAACGCAATAGATGTTTGTGCGAGTATAGATATAGATTTCTCCGTTAACGAATTTACTCCAATTGTTGGAACGGATATTTGGATAGACCTGGTAAACAAAGGAAAGCTTACAGGTCTTGAAGATCCATTATTGCTTAACAATACAGTGTTACCTTACTGGTGGAACAATATGAGTTACGAACAGATACATGAAGTGAAAGAATATGCTAAACAAAAGAAAATTGAACTTGGGTGGAGTAAAACAGAAGTTTGA
- a CDS encoding site-2 protease family protein, which yields MNQLVLSALKNVIYGFAAYVLISWPREFFRCLFYRISVERLSSSNRLFPLLKKSPIGYIDPVGLLTFLFFDFGWTRSPLIDYLKIRRKKMFFFSIYGIVASFLLGIIYGMVSRFSNSPIVFNLFYIASKWSFTLSIVSLIPLPPLDGSRIVLAFLPDKSYEWYIKFNFYGILFMLGLLVLWILPMIMHPLVIFITNVTNFIIFGNW from the coding sequence TTGAATCAGCTTGTTCTTTCTGCTTTGAAGAACGTTATTTATGGCTTTGCTGCTTATGTCTTAATTAGCTGGCCACGTGAGTTTTTCAGATGCCTATTTTACAGAATAAGTGTGGAGCGACTAAGTTCTTCGAACAGACTTTTTCCTCTTTTAAAAAAATCACCCATTGGATACATCGACCCTGTAGGACTATTAACATTTCTATTCTTTGACTTTGGTTGGACTAGGTCTCCTTTAATTGATTACCTCAAAATCAGACGAAAAAAAATGTTCTTTTTCTCAATTTACGGTATTGTTGCTAGCTTCTTGCTAGGAATAATATACGGAATGGTGAGTAGGTTTTCCAACTCTCCGATAGTTTTCAACCTCTTTTACATTGCTTCAAAATGGAGCTTTACTTTATCTATCGTTTCTTTGATACCTCTCCCGCCCTTAGACGGTTCAAGGATAGTCTTGGCGTTTTTGCCAGACAAATCGTATGAGTGGTACATCAAATTTAATTTTTATGGTATCCTATTCATGCTGGGACTTCTTGTCTTGTGGATTTTACCTATGATAATGCACCCGTTAGTTATTTTTATTACAAACGTAACAAACTTTATCATTTTCGGAAACTGGTAA
- a CDS encoding cell division protein ZapA, whose translation MRKVKISVFGKDYEFATDGSDELIDYVLRRLKELQISYRSLYDEIPFDELLVLMLCDLLENEYNTQKELDQLYNRVKEKLRTLG comes from the coding sequence ATGAGGAAGGTTAAAATATCAGTTTTCGGCAAAGATTACGAATTTGCCACTGATGGCTCTGACGAACTCATAGATTATGTACTCAGAAGACTTAAAGAACTTCAAATATCTTACAGAAGTCTTTACGACGAGATTCCGTTTGATGAACTGTTAGTTCTTATGCTTTGTGATTTACTCGAAAACGAGTACAACACTCAAAAAGAACTTGACCAACTTTATAACAGAGTGAAAGAGAAGCTTAGAACGTTAGGCTAA
- the murI gene encoding glutamate racemase: MRIGLFDSGIGGLSVLKKLIETLPAHYIYVADTMRAPYGTKSRDTIETFSREIIGFLMERKVERIFAACNTSDSTMEKYRHAFKIPYHSIIQAGVNASKYERVAVIGTHTTVQSGIYKQALEERGKKVAQRPAQLFVSLVEEGIFYGNMVEAVVKFYLEPFRRFKPDELILGCTHFPFLKDIIARVMENVRIIDPADEMVREVSHLVGSGKPFAEFYVTGNPEEFEKKLKKIGFRHPYQVKHLEVTELEQKVVYFERACDIDRVLGSG, translated from the coding sequence ATGAGAATTGGACTATTCGATTCAGGAATAGGTGGCCTTTCCGTCCTAAAAAAATTGATTGAAACCCTACCGGCTCATTATATTTATGTTGCAGACACTATGCGTGCTCCATATGGCACAAAGTCACGTGATACAATAGAAACTTTCAGTAGGGAAATCATAGGTTTTCTAATGGAACGAAAGGTTGAGCGAATATTTGCAGCATGTAACACTTCAGATTCAACAATGGAGAAATATCGTCATGCTTTCAAAATACCTTATCACAGCATCATACAAGCAGGTGTCAACGCCTCAAAATATGAGCGAGTTGCAGTTATAGGCACCCATACAACAGTTCAAAGTGGTATCTATAAGCAAGCTCTTGAAGAAAGAGGAAAAAAGGTTGCTCAAAGGCCCGCTCAACTTTTCGTTTCATTGGTTGAAGAAGGTATATTCTATGGCAACATGGTTGAGGCTGTTGTTAAATTCTATCTAGAACCGTTTAGAAGGTTTAAACCCGATGAACTGATTCTCGGATGTACGCACTTTCCATTTCTTAAGGATATAATAGCACGCGTTATGGAAAACGTAAGAATTATCGACCCTGCGGACGAAATGGTTAGGGAAGTATCACACCTTGTTGGTAGTGGAAAGCCGTTTGCCGAATTTTATGTAACTGGTAATCCGGAAGAGTTTGAGAAAAAGCTTAAAAAAATCGGATTTAGACATCCTTACCAAGTGAAACATCTTGAGGTTACAGAATTAGAACAGAAGGTGGTATACTTTGAAAGAGCTTGTGATATTGACAGGGTACTCGGGAGCGGGTAA
- the rapZ gene encoding RNase adapter RapZ, with translation MKELVILTGYSGAGKSTAAGLLEDLGFFCIDNLPPEVTYQVASLVLPSIDKLAIVIDIRGYMFGNVKKAIAEVKERFPFTKVVFLTATKETLVQRFAHTRRAHPLSKQTTSIMEAIDLEIEMMKDVLEMADIVIDTSQLNPHQLREKLTKLLGNVETKDFTVHIISFGFKYGIPLDADFVFDVRFFPNPFYIPELRPKDGRDKEVKEFLKNIDGVNDYLYKIKSVVSFAISRYSSEGRRELVVAIGCTGGKHRSVYFAEELASQLEKENFKTTIEHRDVALG, from the coding sequence TTGAAAGAGCTTGTGATATTGACAGGGTACTCGGGAGCGGGTAAGTCCACCGCTGCTGGTTTGCTTGAAGATTTAGGTTTCTTCTGTATAGATAACCTTCCGCCAGAAGTTACATATCAAGTAGCAAGTCTTGTATTGCCTAGCATTGATAAATTAGCAATAGTCATAGACATTCGAGGATATATGTTTGGGAATGTAAAAAAAGCAATTGCAGAGGTCAAAGAGAGATTTCCTTTCACAAAGGTTGTCTTTTTGACTGCAACAAAAGAAACATTGGTCCAGCGGTTCGCACACACTAGGAGAGCTCACCCACTTTCAAAACAAACCACGTCTATAATGGAAGCTATAGACTTGGAAATAGAAATGATGAAAGACGTTCTTGAAATGGCAGATATTGTTATTGATACCTCTCAACTAAATCCCCACCAATTACGAGAAAAATTGACAAAGCTTCTTGGAAACGTCGAAACCAAAGATTTTACCGTACACATTATAAGTTTCGGATTTAAGTATGGAATACCACTTGATGCCGATTTCGTTTTTGATGTTCGTTTCTTCCCCAATCCTTTCTACATTCCTGAACTTCGCCCAAAAGATGGACGAGACAAAGAAGTAAAAGAATTTTTGAAAAATATCGACGGAGTAAACGATTATCTATACAAAATTAAATCCGTTGTCTCCTTTGCTATTAGCCGATACAGTTCAGAAGGTAGGCGAGAATTGGTGGTTGCAATAGGATGCACCGGTGGGAAACACCGGTCTGTTTATTTTGCCGAAGAATTGGCTTCCCAACTTGAAAAGGAAAACTTCAAAACAACAATTGAGCACAGGGATGTGGCGCTTGGATGA
- a CDS encoding gluconeogenesis factor YvcK family protein produces the protein MKVVAVGGGTGLSTLLRGLKNYPFEITAVVTITDEGGSSGILREELNVPPPGDIRNNLVALANSESILSALFNYRFQDGSLKGHSVGNIILAALTKITGSFAEAVAKASDILAIKGRVLPVSLQMARLLAVFEDGAHVVGETNIVEYCKNTKKRIVDLKLQEPARINPEVQKILEESDAIIFGPGSLYTSVIANLVIDGFQEILRKSRAVKIYISNIMTQPGETFGYTLSDHVAEIERYAGVSIDYIIHSLPPRNEEVLKKYIEKGSEPVKVDINDNRIILGHYSSVIFEGEYRIRHDPILISEILFNLLSSVKNQKPERESSDFEVRL, from the coding sequence ATGAAGGTTGTTGCTGTTGGTGGTGGCACAGGTCTTTCTACGTTGTTAAGAGGCCTAAAAAATTATCCGTTTGAGATAACTGCTGTGGTCACAATAACCGATGAAGGTGGAAGTTCTGGGATACTCAGGGAAGAATTGAACGTTCCACCTCCAGGTGATATAAGAAACAACTTAGTAGCGCTTGCAAATTCTGAAAGCATCTTGAGTGCACTGTTTAACTATAGATTTCAAGATGGTTCTTTGAAAGGGCACAGTGTTGGTAATATTATTCTGGCCGCACTGACAAAGATTACAGGAAGTTTTGCAGAAGCAGTAGCAAAGGCTTCTGATATTCTTGCGATAAAAGGACGAGTTCTTCCTGTATCCTTGCAAATGGCGAGATTGTTAGCTGTTTTCGAAGATGGAGCACATGTGGTCGGAGAAACAAACATTGTGGAATACTGCAAAAATACAAAAAAACGGATAGTAGACCTAAAACTACAAGAACCTGCAAGAATAAACCCAGAAGTTCAAAAAATACTTGAAGAAAGCGATGCAATTATCTTTGGTCCTGGAAGCTTGTACACCAGTGTTATTGCAAATTTAGTCATAGACGGCTTTCAAGAAATTCTCAGAAAGTCACGTGCTGTAAAGATATACATAAGCAACATCATGACACAACCAGGAGAAACGTTTGGATACACTCTTAGTGACCATGTGGCAGAAATTGAAAGGTATGCGGGAGTGTCTATTGATTACATTATCCACTCACTTCCACCAAGAAATGAAGAAGTTCTTAAAAAATACATCGAAAAAGGCTCTGAGCCTGTAAAAGTGGATATTAATGACAACCGCATAATTTTAGGTCACTATTCCTCAGTAATATTTGAAGGCGAATATAGAATCCGTCACGACCCGATTTTGATATCGGAAATATTGTTTAATTTATTGAGCTCTGTTAAAAACCAAAAACCCGAACGAGAATCATCAGATTTCGAGGTGAGGCTGTGA
- the whiA gene encoding DNA-binding protein WhiA, with the protein MKYTFSEEVKGELCQVDVLSQAEAQAEIIGYLKGKGTYVKTSVDSYVLLEVGFIPAARRVMNLLHLLGIDKKKLTLIKNKLQRKRVQIFIPTDILEKLQLSILSMPKEIQEDIGLFGAFLRGFFVASGSVTDPAKNYHFELVSYSEQLLHFVDEKLEEFLGVIGKITKLRYNYRYYLKRGYDIQEVLELMGAIRAAAHIEKITTSREIRADINRTLNFLSANAKRTGESNAKQLKIINEVIERIGLENLPDELRKLAELRLEHEDLPLSELGELFEPPLTKSMVYNRFKKLEKLLEKAKGSGE; encoded by the coding sequence GTGAAATATACGTTCTCTGAAGAAGTTAAAGGTGAATTATGTCAAGTTGATGTTCTCAGCCAAGCTGAGGCACAGGCTGAGATTATTGGTTATTTAAAAGGTAAAGGTACTTATGTAAAAACCTCTGTTGATAGTTATGTTTTGCTTGAAGTTGGATTTATACCTGCTGCCAGAAGGGTTATGAATTTGTTACACCTTTTGGGTATAGACAAAAAGAAGCTGACACTAATAAAGAACAAACTCCAACGTAAAAGGGTTCAGATTTTTATCCCGACAGACATACTTGAGAAACTTCAATTGTCTATTCTTTCTATGCCTAAAGAAATACAAGAAGATATTGGATTATTCGGTGCTTTCTTGCGAGGTTTTTTTGTTGCCTCAGGTTCCGTAACAGACCCTGCAAAAAATTATCACTTTGAACTTGTTTCTTATAGTGAGCAATTGCTTCATTTTGTTGATGAAAAGTTGGAAGAATTTCTTGGCGTGATTGGAAAAATCACAAAGTTGAGGTATAATTATAGATACTACTTAAAACGTGGCTACGATATACAGGAAGTTTTGGAATTAATGGGCGCAATTCGTGCCGCAGCACATATAGAGAAAATAACAACATCTCGCGAAATAAGAGCGGATATAAACCGCACACTTAATTTTTTAAGTGCAAATGCCAAGAGAACAGGTGAAAGTAACGCGAAACAACTAAAAATCATCAATGAAGTCATAGAAAGAATAGGATTAGAAAATTTGCCAGATGAGCTAAGAAAACTTGCTGAGCTAAGATTAGAACACGAAGACCTCCCATTATCCGAACTTGGGGAACTCTTTGAGCCACCGCTCACAAAAAGTATGGTATACAACAGATTCAAAAAATTGGAAAAACTTTTGGAGAAAGCAAAAGGAAGTGGTGAGTAA
- the nrdR gene encoding transcriptional regulator NrdR produces the protein MRCPFCGYEDTRVLDSRELSEGRAIRRRRECPNCHARFTTYERYETGPITVIKKDGRREKFDRRKILNGLLKAFEKRPVTLEDIERIVDNVVSTLQKSGTVEVSTEQIGKIVMDELKKTDQVAYVRFASVYKDFREIDQFIEVIKELRQEAQKSGE, from the coding sequence ATGAGGTGCCCGTTCTGTGGATACGAAGACACAAGGGTGCTTGATTCAAGAGAACTTAGCGAAGGAAGAGCGATAAGACGCAGGAGGGAATGTCCTAACTGTCATGCAAGGTTCACTACATACGAGAGGTATGAAACTGGACCTATTACGGTTATTAAAAAAGATGGTAGAAGAGAAAAATTTGACAGGAGAAAGATATTAAATGGTCTTCTGAAAGCTTTTGAAAAAAGACCAGTCACATTGGAAGATATAGAAAGGATAGTAGACAACGTTGTTTCCACTTTGCAGAAAAGCGGAACGGTCGAGGTAAGCACTGAGCAAATTGGAAAAATAGTTATGGATGAACTGAAAAAAACCGACCAGGTTGCTTATGTCCGTTTTGCATCTGTCTACAAAGACTTCAGAGAAATTGATCAATTTATAGAGGTCATAAAAGAACTACGCCAAGAAGCACAAAAAAGTGGTGAATAA
- the greA gene encoding transcription elongation factor GreA, whose amino-acid sequence MEKVKLTRAGYQKLKEELDELKRQLMFEIPERIKAARELGDLSENSEYQEAKNEQGRIASRINELEQMLMNAEIIAETFDSSTVSLGDWVLLKNLETGEELKVQLVNPQEADIFANKISIDSPLGRGINGAKKGQTIKIKAPKGIVKYQVLDITAE is encoded by the coding sequence ATGGAAAAAGTTAAGTTGACAAGGGCAGGTTACCAAAAACTTAAAGAAGAACTCGATGAATTAAAACGCCAACTCATGTTTGAAATCCCGGAAAGGATAAAGGCTGCAAGAGAGCTCGGTGACCTTTCGGAAAACTCAGAATACCAAGAAGCAAAGAACGAACAAGGTAGAATCGCTTCTCGTATCAACGAACTTGAACAAATGCTCATGAACGCTGAAATAATAGCCGAAACTTTCGATTCATCAACGGTAAGTCTTGGTGATTGGGTACTGTTGAAAAACCTTGAAACTGGGGAAGAATTAAAAGTCCAGCTTGTGAATCCACAAGAGGCAGATATATTTGCAAATAAAATCAGCATCGACTCACCACTTGGAAGAGGAATCAACGGTGCAAAGAAAGGGCAAACGATAAAAATTAAAGCACCAAAAGGAATTGTTAAGTATCAGGTGTTGGACATAACAGCTGAGTAA
- the lysS gene encoding lysine--tRNA ligase, translating into MLKDFREQRIREIEELRKMGINPYPYSYPKTHTTEDIKKQFEHLANGEVTDQRVSTAGRIMSIREHGKSAFFHIKDTYGRIQAYVRKDKTENFDFFKEHVTVGDIIGVEGIVFKSNTGEITILVEKFQLLVKPLRPMPEKWHGIKDKEILYRQRYVDMIANDDTIKRFRIRSDIIRMIREFLHQKGFYEVETPILQYLTGGASARPFITHCNALDIDMYLRIATELHLKRFIVGGFDKVYEIGRIFRNEGISYKHHPEFTSIELYQAYADYEDMMNLTEELITYIVEKLFGTTKITYQGQEIDFTRPWRRIKMRDFIKENLGVDILEDSDEKMLSVLRTHGVDVEIEDRGHMIEKLWDLVEDKVIQPTFLLEHPVEISPLAKKHREDPRVTERFELIIYGREMANAFSELNDPVDQLERFMNQLKLRDLGDEEAHMLDKDFIRALEYGMPPTGGLGIGIDRLVMLLTDSPNIRDVIAFPLVRPEGDIDIEEIEISEKAEEGGDRV; encoded by the coding sequence TTGCTTAAAGATTTCAGAGAACAGCGAATCAGAGAAATTGAAGAACTTCGAAAGATGGGTATAAACCCTTATCCATACTCGTATCCAAAAACTCACACAACTGAAGACATAAAGAAACAGTTTGAACACCTTGCTAACGGAGAAGTCACCGACCAGAGAGTATCTACAGCTGGAAGAATAATGTCTATAAGAGAACATGGCAAAAGTGCGTTCTTCCACATTAAAGATACCTACGGGCGAATCCAAGCTTATGTACGCAAAGATAAAACGGAGAACTTCGACTTCTTCAAGGAACATGTAACAGTTGGAGATATCATCGGTGTTGAAGGAATTGTATTCAAGAGCAATACCGGTGAAATAACGATACTTGTCGAAAAGTTCCAGCTCTTGGTCAAACCACTCAGACCCATGCCTGAAAAATGGCACGGTATAAAGGACAAAGAAATTCTATACCGTCAAAGATACGTCGACATGATTGCTAATGATGACACCATAAAAAGATTCAGAATACGCTCTGACATAATTAGAATGATACGCGAATTTTTGCACCAGAAAGGGTTCTATGAAGTTGAGACACCTATACTACAATACCTTACAGGTGGTGCATCTGCACGTCCCTTTATCACGCACTGTAATGCGCTAGATATCGATATGTACCTGCGAATAGCAACAGAACTACATTTAAAAAGATTCATAGTGGGTGGTTTTGACAAAGTTTACGAAATAGGAAGAATCTTCAGAAACGAAGGTATTTCCTACAAACACCACCCAGAATTCACTTCCATAGAGCTCTATCAAGCTTACGCGGACTACGAGGATATGATGAACCTCACCGAAGAGCTCATAACCTATATTGTTGAAAAACTTTTTGGAACAACAAAAATCACTTACCAAGGTCAGGAAATAGACTTCACAAGACCATGGAGAAGGATAAAAATGAGAGATTTCATAAAAGAAAATCTCGGTGTGGATATACTTGAAGATTCCGACGAAAAAATGCTTTCTGTTCTAAGGACTCACGGAGTTGATGTCGAAATTGAAGATAGAGGGCACATGATAGAGAAACTTTGGGACCTTGTAGAAGACAAGGTTATCCAACCAACGTTCCTGCTTGAGCACCCTGTGGAAATTTCACCACTCGCCAAAAAACATCGGGAAGACCCAAGGGTTACTGAAAGGTTTGAGTTAATAATTTACGGTCGAGAAATGGCGAACGCATTTAGCGAGCTCAATGACCCTGTTGACCAACTCGAAAGGTTTATGAACCAATTAAAATTAAGAGACCTTGGCGATGAAGAAGCGCATATGCTTGATAAGGACTTCATCAGAGCTCTTGAGTATGGAATGCCACCAACAGGTGGACTTGGAATAGGTATCGACAGGCTTGTTATGTTGCTGACAGATAGTCCTAACATACGCGATGTCATTGCATTTCCACTTGTTAGGCCTGAAGGCGATATCGACATAGAAGAAATTGAAATCTCTGAGAAAGCAGAAGAAGGGGGAGATAGAGTATGA